ACCATTTCGACGGCAAGTACGACCTGATCTCGTCGTTTTTGGAGTACATTATCGACCAGTACGAGGGCAGCGTCGAGGTTGACGACGAAACCGATCCCCGAACAGAGCTTGATGTCCGCATCGACCGATGCCTGTTCGGTCCGGAGTTCGACGACTTCTCGCACTGGGACCGGATGAAGGTGTACCACGAACTGTACGCCTACGCGCAAAACGACGCGGAGCATCGAGCGCTGTTCAACGAGCACTACGACCGACTTCGCGAAAGTATCTCGACGGTCATCGAAGACGGGATCGAGCAGGGCGCGTTTCGCGATGTCGACGCTGACCTGATGGGCCAGCTTATTACGGATGTCATTCACGCAGCCCGCGGCCGACGGATCGCGCTCGGCCACGAGGACGCACCCGACGAAGCCAAGCGCGCCGTCAACGACTTTATTCTCGACTCGCTGTACCCGCCACAGTAGATTGGGCCGAACAGACTCAGACGGGGCCGATGCCGACGCTGAGCGCCCATGTACCGGTTGCTGACGCGGCGACGACGAGTGCCCCGCCGGCGAGCGTCACGTTCTTCAGGAAACTGTTGAGTTCGTCCTGTCGGTCCTCGTCCGGGACGGCCCAGAAGTCATGCATCGTAACGGCTGAGACGATGAGGAACACTGCGAGGGCGACTGCCGCAACGACTGGGAAGACGCCGACGGTTACACCGAGGCCACCGAGAATGAGGAGGCCACCGGACGCGAGGACGGAGACCTTCGGCGCTGGAAGCCCTTTGTACTCGGCGTAGCCGGCCATCTGCTCGGTCTGCGTGAAGTGGCTCAGGCCAGTAAAGGCGAGGACGCCGCCGAAGAGGACGCGGCCGACGACGAGTAACGCCACGTCGAGTTCGGGTGCCATCAGGCGCTCACCACCGAGACCACACGAGCGTTTCCAACAGTACGGTTCGGAATCGGGGCGGAATTCATTGTAGTAGTCAAATCTGACTGCATCGTTAGAGTTCCGGCACGTCTGACGGCATATCGAAGTCGTGGTAGTACTCGCCTTTCTCCCTCGAGAGAATGTCGAGAACGGCAGCAGCACCGTCACCGGCCGCGATGACCGCCTGCCACTTCTCCGCTCGACCCATCGCCCCGGTCGCGTACACGTTCTCGACCGACGTTTCCATA
This genomic window from Haloarcula rubripromontorii contains:
- a CDS encoding TetR/AcrR family transcriptional regulator; translated protein: MSESDGQSTPQDTREVIMEATFRALSKHGYKDLRVRNIGEEMDMSRQVIHYHFDGKYDLISSFLEYIIDQYEGSVEVDDETDPRTELDVRIDRCLFGPEFDDFSHWDRMKVYHELYAYAQNDAEHRALFNEHYDRLRESISTVIEDGIEQGAFRDVDADLMGQLITDVIHAARGRRIALGHEDAPDEAKRAVNDFILDSLYPPQ
- a CDS encoding DoxX family membrane protein, with amino-acid sequence MAPELDVALLVVGRVLFGGVLAFTGLSHFTQTEQMAGYAEYKGLPAPKVSVLASGGLLILGGLGVTVGVFPVVAAVALAVFLIVSAVTMHDFWAVPDEDRQDELNSFLKNVTLAGGALVVAASATGTWALSVGIGPV